The DNA window aataattataaaaaataataatataaaaaacttgacattttataaaaaaaattaaaaatatataatattgctTTAAAACACAACTAGAATAAATCCAAATAAATTGGAGTCCAAGTGCACTTGAATCTAGACAAATATTTGTTTAGATTCATTCTtaatgttaaataattttaatatttttttataaatttatatatttttaaatatttttatttttattaatgctTATGGTCATGCTTTTTGGTTGCCGGTTTCACGTCATCACATTTTAACAATATTGGAGtagtatgaaattgaatcaaGGAATTAAGtccaaaaagaattttaaaactcTTCGGTTGAAAAAATAACTAAGCTTGAAGCAGGATTCAGCTTTGATAGTTGAAACTTTTAGGTGGTTGTACCTCTGCCTCGTCCTTTGCAAATGATACATGAACTCCGCAATGCTTTACCTCACAACAAATGCAGTGAGACCAATCCCCCTTGCAAACAAGAGGGTAGAATTTAAACCAAACCAGGCCTCATTTGTTTGATGCCTGAGTTTCCACAAACCGACTAACTTCAGCATTGTCATCACAGAAATAAGTGATCCCACCCAACCAATTGGTCTCCAGGGATTCGTCTCTGaagcccaaaaatatcaaaaaggtACAAAAAAGGCCCTTGAAGTTTGACGTGAAAATTACTAAGatatttgtttcaaaaaaaaaaaattaccaagatatttgaaaatttctgCTCTATTTAATCAAGaacacttttattttttttattgtattatttttgcCTTATAAGGTTAAAATTCGGGAAGATTTAAAATTAATCGTTTCTCTCTTTTCTAGTCAAAAATTTTATTGaagtttgatttaataaattggTAAGACTTATTtatgcttttaattcttttttgttCTTTGATATTTATTGTAACAATTTTTATCCGAATTTATAGTTAAACTCAGGCAAAGAATTTCGATTTCCTTTCGGCACAAATTTTTGTAGAGCTGACTTGTGGAACCATTACGAGTATCCTCGCCTCTGAAGTTAAGGAGAACATTCTACGTCCTTGCTTTGATCATATCAGCAGcagcagaagaagaagaagatgttgAAGGAAGCATATGGGTGTTCCGCCGGATTTGATGGAAGATTATTGAATTATGAGTAAAACTCTTACATTTGGTTCTTTCTTAGAAACCTATAGCCATACTTCCCACTGTATATCAACTGCTCAAGCGTGTGGGACCTTGACCATTGAAAACAATTGCACGAGCCTCCAACAAATTGAACTGAAAGGTAAATTACACCAGTTGTTCTTATAGcttagcttaattaattttcttcaGATTTACTtaactgtttttattattttatttccagcTTTTACTTTTCacgttttatttttcttatttatttcagATTCCAGATTTTCAATTCTATCCTCCCCAAAATTTCTTGGGCACCACAACTGCCCAGACACAAATTTGGTCGAGAAATATAAACAATTTCAGTAAACCCAATCtttgagggatcgaccctactccctatactgcttaaatTGCAAATTAGGCGTACGTTTATATTGGTGAATTCGACACCCATCACCTTAACTtttgattaaaattatatttcaactattcaactttcaaaaattatataattgtcactgaaattatcaaaatattacgatttttttttatgaaaacccCTTAGTGCCATTAACTCTTCCTGATCCAAATTTTAATGCCGACATGTGGCATAAAATGAGTGGCTGGAAAAATTCAAATgggaaattatgaaattaataatgtttaaattagttTTATAAAAAGATTTATAAAAAGACTAACGCCtataattgtgatatatttgAATTGGCTTGAAATAAGATAGACTTTTGAGTCAATTACCCGAATTCTTATTTTTGTAATAAcaatattttcatcaaaattaattataaaatgtatatacttttttaatgcttttcttaaaaaaatttaaataaataataaactcgAATTTTTTGAACCGGGTCAGATTGAtataaaaatttgagaaaaaataaacattaataaatatCACTTACAATAATACAATAAACTCAATGATAAATACgtaatatgttaaatatttaataaacatGATCAGGGTTTGAACTTCAGTATAGAAGATGAAGCATCACTCAGCTCTCATACTTTGAATCCTTAATTTCCAAATAATAGATGAACCCCGCACTGTTTTACCTCGTATTCTAAGGAACCCCACCCTACAATGTAGAAATGAAAGGAAGCCACATTGTAAATACGGTTGTTTGATGCCTCACTTTTACCAAACTCCCAAACTTTGAAATCATCATATAAGACGAACAAGTGATCTGACAATCCGCTTTCAAACCAAAAGGAGAAAGAACAGGTAAGGTCTTGATTATCGCCATTACAGGATTTTAGATGACATTCACATTCAATGTCGAATTCCATACCATCATAAGAGTCTGGGATTGAAACAACAACGGAAGCAACGAAACATGGAAAGTTTATCCTGCTATTATTAGAGCACCACTCTGAAGGCAATTGGATGTTTATGGAAGATCCTAAGCTTTTGAAATCAAACCATTCCGGAATTTCACTTCCAGGGACGCATGTAAGAATCCTAATTCTTCTTTTGCTTTCTGGGGGTGCCtgtttaattacaattattagaAACATGATTGATTATTCAGCATATAGCTATCCATTGTTTTCTGATAGCACATTATAGTTGTCCTCAGGAATCCACAACCTACTGCGTTTTTCAAGTTTTAAAGTTGATTCATCGCGTACATaaaaacccctaacccttatccatcaCAAGAATAGGATTTCGTAGCATTACTGAACAAACACAATCTAAATCATTAGtttcaaacatttcaataatcataatataattcatcattaaacatgcataacattattttttaaaatctaacatgTATTGATTTCCTAAAAATTCAATGATAATTTTTAAGTGGATTTATGATGTCAAtgtaattaataacattatttatACTAAAGATTCTATCACATATAttgatattatgatttttttgaaatcTAACTCATTatgatttcttttatttattaaacaaaaagtaaaaattattaaagattgtcTTGTATTGAGTTTTGATGAATTgaccttaaataaaatttataataaaaaaacagataattttttaattaaatttactaattgaattttaaaaaaaattacaaaataaaagttttacaCAAGATTAGATTGGTTTGTTTTAATACTATTAGTACATTGAACAATTTATGCTTGTGAACAATTTCGATATAGCTTTAATCATGAACTTGGACATTGTTGTTGAATTATATTTCTATCAACCACATGATTATGGTTTGTTTGTTCAGTTAACTAAAATTTCGATTATGTCATTAGCTATATTCTTTTATtgaaacttcatttttttttaaattataaaattcatgagattataattttatctttttatagtTGATTGGATCTTATTTTCGTTGACATTATTTCTAttacaacaataaaataaaattaactttttaaaaaattaagctttaaaataaaaaaaacttgaacaaccataaaattaagatttaaaaagAAGTACTAAAACCCTCAAGAGAATGAAAGTTCAGTACTAACTTGGGACTAGAAGAAAACCATAAATACCAACTACAGGAAAAGTGACAAATTCAAAGGCTAAATGAATAATTAAGGTTATTTACACATGCATTCAATTTCTATTTGTGTTTAAACAATGATAGAAATGAAAACCAAGATATAAAATTTTGAGCCAAAAATAACGATTAATAGAAATCTcttacaattataaataaaaccaataataattatgttaaatattttgtaaACATTTTTAAGTTCTGGAACTCAGTATTAATTATGAGGTTGAAACATCATTGAGCTGTCACACTTGGAATCCTTAATTTGCAAATAATCGATGAACTCCGCACTGTTTTACCTCGCATTGTGAGGAATCCAGCCCTTCAAGGTAGAAATTAAAGGCGGCCTCAATGTAAATACGGTTGTTTGATGCCTCACTTTTAACAATCTCCCTAACTTTGAAACCATCATACACTAGGAACACGTGATCTGACAATCGATTTCTAAACGAAAAGTTGGAAGACCAACTAAAGCAATGATTGTCGCCGTTACAGGATTTTAGAAGACATTCACATGCAATGCCAAATTCCCCACCAGTATAAGGAGAGTCTGGGAATGAAACAACAGCAGAAGCAACGAAACTCGGAAAGTTTATCCTGCTATTATTAGAGCACCACTCTGAAGGCAATTGGATGTTCATGGAAGATCCTAAGCTTTTAAAATCAAACCATTCCGGGATTTCACTTCCGGGGACGCATTTAACGATATTTCTTTTTTTGCTTTCTGGGGTTGCCTGTTTGATAACAATTATTAGAAACGTGATTTAATATTCAGCATATAGCTatccaaaagaagaagaagaagctgaCCTGATGATAATCTTTTAGTAGAGTGACAATATGCTCAAATGGCATCTCCAACTTTGGTGTTTCTGGGCCGCTTGCAGCTTTCTGATCCAGTAGGAAGCAGTTCGTAAATAGCCAACCCAAGGATTTACAAAACACTGCTTGCTTAAAAACCTGCTTAATGCCTGAGATTTCCTCTAGTGAAGTGTCGTCATCTGCATCTATATCATTCCCCACACCTTTCTCACCCAGTTTGAAGCAGTTGCTAAAATCCAAAACCAAACTTCGATATGGTCTGTCCTGACAAAACAGTGCTTGCTTAAACAGCTTCTTAATGCTTGAGATATCCTCTAATGAAGTACAGTCATGTGCATCTAAATGTTCCAGGCTTGGTGGAAGCTCTGGTAATGATTTCAGTCTCTTGCAATTCCGCAAGATTAACTCATGCAACTGAAATTGTTTGATGGTTGTGGGCAAGTTCTCAAGATTGCTTTCAGATAAATCTAACTGCTTCATAGAGGATAACCCATGGGGATCTTTCTGATTCACTAGTCTGCCTCCAACCGTAGTAAACAAGTTTTTAACGATTAGATTTGAACGACCACAAAGACTAAGACACAAAAGAGATTTCAATTTATAAAAGCTGTCAGGAAGGCAAACAAGGTTTTTACAGTTGTTCATATTCAAATGCGTAAGAACAATAAGATTGTCAATTGAGGATGGTAATTCCTTCAAAGCCGTTCCACTTAAATCAAGATCCTTCAACCACTCCATGGTGTCCATGACTTCCGGGAAAATCTCCAATCTCGAGCAACCTGTAAGATAGAATCTCGAGAGAGATTTCAATTTATAAAAGCTGTTAGGAAGGCAAACAAGATTTTCACAGTTTTGCAATGTCAAATCCTGAAGACCAATAAGATTGCCAATCGAGGATGGTAATTCCTTCAAAGCTGTTCCGCttaaatcaagttcaaacaaCCCCTCCATGGTGTCCATGATTTTCGGGAAAATCTCCAATCTCGAGCAACCTTTAAGATAGAATCTCCCGAGagatttcaatttataaaaactGTCAGGAAGGCAAATAAGGTTTTCACAATTGTTCAATCCCAAATACTTAAGACCAATAAGATTGGCAATTGAGGATGGTAATTCCTTCAAAGCCGTTCCGCTTAAATCAAGTTCATACAACCTCTCCATGGTGTCCATGATTTCCGGGAAAATCTCCAATCTCAAGCAACCTGTAAGATAGAATCTCTCGAGAGATTTCAATTTACAAAAGCTGTCAGGAAGGCAAACAAGGTTTTTACAGTTGTTCATATTCAAACGCGTAAGACCAATAAGATTTCCAATTGAGGATGGTAATTCCTTCAAAGCTATTCCGCTTAAATCAAGTTCATACAACCTCTCCCTGGTGTCCATGATTTCTGGGAAAATCTCCAATCTCGAACAACCTTTAAGATTGAATATCTCAAGAGATTTCAATTTATAAAAGCTGTCACGAAAGCAAACAAGGTTTTTACAGTTGTTCATATTGAAACGCGTAAGACCAATAAGATTGCCAATTGAGGATGGTAATTCCTTCAAAGCCGTTCCGCTTAAATCAAGTTCATACAACCTCTCCATGGTGTCCATGATTTCTGGGAAAATCTCCAATCTCGAGCAACCTTTAAGATAGAATCTCTCAAGAGATTTCAATTTACAAAAGCTGTCAGGAAGGCAAACAAGGTTTTTACAGTCGTTCAAGCTCAAATACACAAGACCAATAAGATTGACAATTGAGGATGGTAATTCCTTCAAAGCCGTTCCGCTTAAATCAAGTTCATACAACCTCTCCATGGTGTCCATGATTTCCGGGAAAATCTCCAATCTCGAGCAACCATGAAGACGGAATGTCGTAAGAGATTTCAATTTGCAAAAGCTGCCAGGAAGGCAAACAAGGTTTTCACAGTTGTTCATATGCAAATTCTCAAGACCAATAAGATTGCCAATTGAGGATGGTAATTCCTTCAAAGCCATTCCACTTAAAACAAGATGCCTCAAACTCTCCATGGTGCCCACGATTTCTGGAAAACTACACAGATTTGAGCAGCCTATAAGATTAAGCTCGGTAAGGGATGTGGCTTTGTAAAAGCTAGGCAGAGATCTAAGATTTTTACAAGAGTTGACATTCAAAAGAGTTAGCTTCTCAAGATGTTGAAGGGATGAAGGAAGGTCACGCAAGTTATAACACCAGCGAAGGTTTATCGTTTCAAGATTTGGGGCACTTGAGAGGTCCGGGATTCTTATAAGGTTCAGGGATAAGTCGAGTGTGATAACCTTCAAATTTACTAAATCCTGCATGCATCAGAAGATAGTGTTTGATAAACTTGTGTACATTGAAGGACAATAATGCAACAGAtgtgaccaaaatataaaaaaagtgcAACGAAACATTAAACAATCTTCAAAATGGTATATTTGAGTAGTGGAACCAACAAGATTGAGGTCCATTCCAACTCATCGCtccaattttgttttccttttaaaattCAAGGTCAATTTGACATAGAGGTTTAAATTATGGTGTTCCCTCGGTAGGCTCATTATTTTTCTATATgcgtttaaattataaattaattattattttataattatatttttagttaaaaaaattattgaatgttataaataaattacatattccATCCATTGATGTATATGAGCAATTAGTACTGTTTACAAAAAtggatataatattttatttttgagataAAAGTAAAACTCAAagttatttacataaaaatatccaaaaaaaaacAGTTTGTGTGTGTCGTaatattatgaaaaattaaatggaaagttaattgatatttgaaatagtttaaacaaaaatattaaattcaacaaataaatttgaacaaaataataATCTTAATCAGCAATTATTAAACAGAGGGTTTATTTTTATCTTTCTCTTTTCAACATTTATTAGTactatattatatattactattttatagttttttatcttttgattatgAAATTGCCATATGTTATTATAGAAATAGAATTTTTTATCATTGAGTTTGGTCAAccaattattaaattattgatttaagcagatattagaatttttttgtcattcattatgcataattattttcaaattattaatcttttatattatgaaatttacTAACAATACTTGttatatctttttaaatttttttctttactcCAATAATGaaaatctaataaatttaaatttaaataaattaataaaaattatagatttaaatttgatcaattttaacataaattaataTCATgtaaactctatttttaattatttattagtttaacaaaattacatataataaaatatttctagGAGTTTAGTAATATCAAGGATTCTAACtgaattcaatttttttcccaAGCATAAAcctaataaattaatattataacttcTTTTTATGCaaaaataa is part of the Gossypium hirsutum isolate 1008001.06 chromosome D11, Gossypium_hirsutum_v2.1, whole genome shotgun sequence genome and encodes:
- the LOC121203261 gene encoding disease resistance protein RPV1, whose amino-acid sequence is MFSSKSSAAADMIKPRTYDVFLSFRGKDTRDGFVSHLYKDLGRKNIETFIDDEELRKGDEISGALLTAIQGSRVSVIVFSKDYASSKWCLAELVKIMDCNKWVVPVFYGVDPRDVRNQTGSFADAFAKHEENFKHEPAKVKTWRSALTAAGKLSGWDSQVTRNDSTLVDKIMEDIVKKLDWGTSSANLKGLVGIERRMQEVLSLFQYGFPDFRMLGIWGMGGIGKTTLADAIYHHVSNGFQSCYFLANVREHDERRELLKLRKEFLSTILEDENLYISTPTIGSGFIKNRLSKKKVLIVCDDVSKLSQLEFLFGGIDRFGPGSRVIVTTRNKQVLIQCDIDLIYEVKELDKDESVQLFCQRAFKSNNPIEYKLELSQMVLSVANGNPLAIRLIGSSLCGMTKSYQESEVKKLKQVPKQDIQNVLKWSFDGLDCEEKEMFLDIVCFFKGKDRDYVTRIMDACYVSAHSGIENLINKSLISVSRDQIAVHDLLQHMGWNIVHDESPLKPEKRSRLWIPEDSYDVLSKNNGTEMLRGIELDMSQLAKLELEPTAMMKMRKLRFLKFYHSCGRILLFKGLLSFPEELRYLYWEGYPLRSLPTKFDLRYLVELNMRRSNVKQLWEGKQDLVNLKVITLDLSLNLIRIPDLSSAPNLETINLRWCYNLRDLPSSLQHLEKLTLLNVNSCKNLRSLPSFYKATSLTELNLIGCSNLCSFPEIVGTMESLRHLVLSGMALKELPSSIGNLIGLENLHMNNCENLVCLPGSFCKLKSLTTFRLHGCSRLEIFPEIMDTMERLYELDLSGTALKELPSSIVNLIGLVYLSLNDCKNLVCLPDSFCKLKSLERFYLKGCSRLEIFPEIMDTMERLYELDLSGTALKELPSSIGNLIGLTRFNMNNCKNLVCFRDSFYKLKSLEIFNLKGCSRLEIFPEIMDTRERLYELDLSGIALKELPSSIGNLIGLTRLNMNNCKNLVCLPDSFCKLKSLERFYLTGCLRLEIFPEIMDTMERLYELDLSGTALKELPSSIANLIGLKYLGLNNCENLICLPDSFYKLKSLGRFYLKGCSRLEIFPKIMDTMEGLFELDLSGTALKELPSSIGNLIGLQDLTLQNCENLVCLPNSFYKLKSLSRFYLTGCSRLEIFPEVMDTMEWLKDLDLSGTALKELPSSIDNLIVLTHLNMNNCKNLVCLPDSFYKLKSLLCLSLCGRSNLIVKNLFTTVGGRLVNQKDPHGLSSMKQLDLSESNLENLPTTIKQFQLHELILRNCKRLKSLPELPPSLEHLDAHDCTSLEDISSIKKLFKQALFCQDRPYRSLVLDFSNCFKLGEKGVGNDIDADDDTSLEEISGIKQVFKQAVFCKSLGWLFTNCFLLDQKAASGPETPKLEMPFEHIVTLLKDYHQATPESKKRNIVKCVPGSEIPEWFDFKSLGSSMNIQLPSEWCSNNSRINFPSFVASAVVSFPDSPYTGGEFGIACECLLKSCNGDNHCFSWSSNFSFRNRLSDHVFLVYDGFKVREIVKSEASNNRIYIEAAFNFYLEGLDSSQCEVKQCGVHRLFAN